From the Desulfarculaceae bacterium genome, one window contains:
- a CDS encoding F0F1 ATP synthase subunit gamma yields METVEGLKRKLGSTEDLQSVVKTMKAMAAVNIRQYEKAVRSLADYARTVELGLAVVLGAGGRPPRARRTAHGNLGVIVFGSDQGMAGSFNEQVSSLAFDELRAAGVKLGGLPMVGVGQRVLGPWEDAGGEVESYLQVPGSIAGITPLVHQLFFLIQIWGEQRGIDRVWLFYNRQLGGAAYKPIKRELLPLDRDWLDRLQREPWEGPSLPAFTMDPQALFSAFLRQYLFIGLFQALAESAASENASRLAAMQGAEKSIGERLDELTKYYFQRRQSAITEELLDIVSGYEAFSQQS; encoded by the coding sequence ATGGAGACGGTGGAAGGCCTCAAGCGCAAGCTGGGCAGCACCGAGGATTTACAGTCCGTGGTCAAGACCATGAAGGCCATGGCTGCGGTGAACATCCGCCAGTATGAGAAGGCGGTGCGCTCCCTGGCCGATTACGCCCGCACTGTGGAGCTGGGCCTGGCCGTGGTGCTGGGGGCCGGGGGACGCCCCCCCCGGGCCCGGCGCACCGCCCACGGCAACCTGGGGGTGATCGTCTTCGGCTCGGACCAGGGCATGGCCGGGTCGTTCAATGAGCAGGTGTCCTCCCTGGCCTTCGACGAGTTGCGCGCCGCCGGGGTGAAGCTCGGCGGGCTGCCCATGGTGGGAGTGGGCCAGCGGGTGCTGGGCCCCTGGGAGGACGCCGGCGGCGAGGTGGAGAGCTACCTCCAGGTGCCCGGCTCCATCGCGGGCATCACCCCCCTGGTGCACCAGCTATTTTTCCTAATCCAGATTTGGGGCGAGCAGCGGGGCATCGACCGGGTGTGGCTCTTCTACAACCGCCAGCTCGGCGGCGCGGCATACAAGCCCATCAAGCGCGAGCTCCTGCCCCTGGACCGCGACTGGCTGGACCGGCTGCAGCGAGAGCCCTGGGAGGGGCCCAGCTTGCCCGCCTTCACCATGGACCCCCAGGCCCTTTTCTCGGCCTTCCTCAGGCAATACCTGTTCATCGGGCTGTTCCAGGCCCTGGCCGAGAGCGCGGCCAGCGAAAACGCCTCGCGCCTGGCGGCCATGCAGGGCGCGGAAAAGAGCATCGGCGAGCGCCTGGACGAGCTCACCAAGTACTACTTCCAGCGCCGCCAGTCGGCCATCACCGAGGAGCTTCTGGACATCGTCTCTGGCTACGAGGCCTTCAGCCAGCAATCTTAG